From the genome of Neorhodopirellula lusitana:
GAGGGTGATTCAGGGTGTGAATCGGTGGAAACGGGCAACTTACAGTTCCACCGTGTTCATCACGTTGTACGTCGGTCCCTGTTTTTCCAAAAAACTTCCGATGACTTGAATCTTGTTCACCGTCATCGCGCCGAGTTGGTCATCTTGATGGCGCTGCCACTTTTCAATGGCCGTGCTGGATGCCCGTCGTGAACCACTGCGAACGCGACCCAAGGTCAGGTGGGGAACGTAGTCTCGTGGTTCTCGCTTGAAGCCCATGTCGGCGTATCGTTCCTCCATCAAGCTGACAATTTGCGTGAGGGAGTTGGTGGCGTCTTCAATTGACACCGTCAAAGTGCGTGCCCGTTCCACGTCTGGCAAGAAGCTGGCCCCGCCGAAAAGCAATTCAAATGGATCAAAACCGCTACAGATGTCGGCCAGCACATTGCAGATTGCTGGGGTTTCCACGTTCTCGACTTCGCCCAGGAATTTTAGCGTCAGGTGCAAATTGTCCTCGGGAACCCATTTAATCCCCATCGACGATCCGGCTTCTGATCGCGATGCTGGGGAAGACGAAGCCTGCTTTTTCTTCGGAGGCGGATTCCAGATCGCTAGCGGTTTGGCTTTGCCTTCGTCGTCCCGCATTTCATACACCCATTCCAACGCATCACCCGCGAGTGATGAAGGAAGCGGGATCGCCAAAAAAGTTCGGATCGTTCTCATGACGGATAGTTGTACGTTAAAGCCTAGCGGTGTTGAAGGATCGGTAATCTTGAACTCACACGCTGCCGCAAGCAACCAGCATTCGGCGGGCAGCCCGCATTCGGGCGACAATTTGCCAGCAGGTCATGATTTGCCAACTGGGCAAAATCCGCCAGCTGGCGAGACGCTACGAAGCGAAGCGGACCTGACCAACTGGCTGGCGTCGTTCACCCCACCGCCTTTTCGGTCACACCGAATTTTGCGAGGCGGGCATCTGCACACGTTGATTGGTGCGAAGAAGGCCAGCACGGTCCAGGCGATTGCCACCACCCACCAACGGCACCGGATCGACTTGCCCGATGGTGACGCATTGGTGGTGCACGATAACCAGCCTGAAAACTGGCGTCCCGAGAACGGCAGTGTCCTAATGATCCACGGGATCTGTGGCTGCCATTCAGCCGACTACATGATTCGGTTCAAGCGCCGATTGGCCTCCAGCGGCATCCGCACGTTTCGACTCGACATGCGTGGTTGCGGTGACGCCGGCGATCTTTGTCAAACGATCACGCACGCTGGACGTAGCGAAGACGTGTTGACGGCGATTGAGTTTATCGGTGACTTGGTGGACAACGCATCCAGCCCGATCGGTGCCGTCGGCGTTTCGCTGGGCGGCAATCAGTTGCTGCTAGCGGCCGGACGCGTCGGCAACGGTTTTCACGAGCGCCCGAAAGCGTGGTCGCGAGTGGGACCGATCCTGGCCATCGCTCCACCACTGGACTTGCAGGCTTGCAGTGACGCGATGCAGTCGCCCAAGCTGCGTTTTTATAACTGGTACTTCATTCACCACCTGTTGCGTCGAGCCTCACCCGCCCTGCGACAAAATCCGCAGTACCAGGCTGCCTTGGAACAGGCTCGACCGAAGAAGCTTCGTCAGTTC
Proteins encoded in this window:
- the thpR gene encoding RNA 2',3'-cyclic phosphodiesterase, which produces MRTIRTFLAIPLPSSLAGDALEWVYEMRDDEGKAKPLAIWNPPPKKKQASSSPASRSEAGSSMGIKWVPEDNLHLTLKFLGEVENVETPAICNVLADICSGFDPFELLFGGASFLPDVERARTLTVSIEDATNSLTQIVSLMEERYADMGFKREPRDYVPHLTLGRVRSGSRRASSTAIEKWQRHQDDQLGAMTVNKIQVIGSFLEKQGPTYNVMNTVEL
- a CDS encoding YheT family hydrolase codes for the protein MNSHAAASNQHSAGSPHSGDNLPAGHDLPTGQNPPAGETLRSEADLTNWLASFTPPPFRSHRILRGGHLHTLIGAKKASTVQAIATTHQRHRIDLPDGDALVVHDNQPENWRPENGSVLMIHGICGCHSADYMIRFKRRLASSGIRTFRLDMRGCGDAGDLCQTITHAGRSEDVLTAIEFIGDLVDNASSPIGAVGVSLGGNQLLLAAGRVGNGFHERPKAWSRVGPILAIAPPLDLQACSDAMQSPKLRFYNWYFIHHLLRRASPALRQNPQYQAALEQARPKKLRQFDRIFTAPLGGFESESDYYHRSSAVNVIQDIQKPTLIVTAANDPLVPVSSFGPVRQAIESHASTSPVRLHVTAQGGHHGFLKTDRTSWADDLVASYFDAGFASS